Genomic DNA from Geomonas agri:
TGCTCAGTCGCAACGTCTGCGACCGCAGCGGCCGCATGCTCCTTCCCGCCGGCGCCGAGCTCACTGAAAAGCATTTTTCCATTTTCCGCATGTGGGGCGTCCTGGAGGTCGAGGTTGCCGGGGACGCCATCGTTGAGGATGCCGAGACCGCGGCGCCGTTGAGCCAGGAGATCGACCCGGAGCTCCTCGCCGAGGCCAGGGCGGAAATGGAGCGGCTGTTCATCTACAACGACCCGGAGCATCCCGCCATCAAGGAACTGATGCGCATCTGCACCGAGAGGAGGGCTACCCGTGCTGCGTAAGCCCCAACTGTCGGTAGAGCACATGGTGGAGGATGTCTCCACCATCCATTCCCTCCCCCTATTCTATTCACAGCTATCGGAGGCGATCGATCACCCCCGTAGCTCCATCGGCGACATCGCGAAAATCATCGCCGAGGACCAGGGGCTCACGGCGCGCATCCTGAAGCTCGCCAACAGCCCGTTGTTCGGCTACTTCTCCAAGATCGACACCATCACCCAGGCCGTCACCATCATCGGGGTGCTCCAGGTGCGCGACCTCGCCCTCGCCCTCTCGGTGATGGACGTGTTCAAGGGGATTCCCGAGGACCTGGTCAACATGGAGCAGTTCTGGAAGCACAGCATCGCCACCGGGCTCGCCTCGAGGCTTCTGGCCACCAGCCAGCGGGAATCCAACCTGGAGCGTTTCTTCGTAGCCGGGATCCTGCATGACGTGGGGCGGCTGGTGATGTACGTCAAGGTCCCCCAGCTCTGCCTGGAACTGCTCGAGCAGTGCCGCGCCACGGGGTCACTGCTGCACCGCGCCGAGCGCGAGCGGCTCGGCTTCGACCATGCCGAGGTCGGGTGCGCCCTGCTCAAGCGGTGGAAGATTCCGCCGCGGGTGGCCGAACCGGTGGGGACCCACCACGACAGCCGCAAGGGTGACCAGTACCCCAGGGAGGGGGGCATCCTTCACTTCGCCGACGTGATCGCCCACGCGCTGCAGATAGGCAACAGCGGTGAGGTCTTCGTTCCGGAACTCGACCAGGGCGTGTGGGACCGGCTGCAGATCTCCAGCTTTTACCTGCCGACACTGGTGAAGCAGGTCGATGACACCTACGAACAGACCGTCTCCGCACTATTCGGGGGTGACGATGCCGCCCGATGACCCCCGCGACATGCAGATCCGCAAGCTCCAGGAAAGGGTCAGCTTCCTCGAGGAGAGCAACCTCAACTACCTGAAGACACTCGACGTCCTCACCGCTTGCAGTGACTTCCAATCGGACATCTACCGCGTCAAGGAATCCTCCTTCGTGATCAAGGCCGTCTTCGGGCAACTAAGGCGCCTGATCCCCTTCGCCACCCTGGCCATGTTCGGCATCGACGAGGACTCCTCCTTCGACCTGACCGTCTGCGAGCCGGAACCCGCCAGGGCGGCGGTCCGCAAGGAGGTCGAGGCACGGGTACAGGACGGCACCTTCGCGTGGGCCCTGAACCAGAACCACCCGGTGATCG
This window encodes:
- a CDS encoding HDOD domain-containing protein, with the translated sequence MLRKPQLSVEHMVEDVSTIHSLPLFYSQLSEAIDHPRSSIGDIAKIIAEDQGLTARILKLANSPLFGYFSKIDTITQAVTIIGVLQVRDLALALSVMDVFKGIPEDLVNMEQFWKHSIATGLASRLLATSQRESNLERFFVAGILHDVGRLVMYVKVPQLCLELLEQCRATGSLLHRAERERLGFDHAEVGCALLKRWKIPPRVAEPVGTHHDSRKGDQYPREGGILHFADVIAHALQIGNSGEVFVPELDQGVWDRLQISSFYLPTLVKQVDDTYEQTVSALFGGDDAAR